A genomic segment from Paenibacillus sp. FSL K6-1096 encodes:
- a CDS encoding glycoside hydrolase family 48 protein has product MKLSSFKKPLSIALTAVLTLSLTSGIINFHPGTAKAASVEKTRFLQLYDQLKDPASGYFSSEGIPYHAVETLLSEAPNYGHMTTSEAYSYWMWLEVLYGYNTGDWSKLESAWDNMEKYIIPINEGDGVQEQPTMSSYNPNSPATYAAEHPQPDQYPSELNGKYTPGKDPLDAELKATYGNNQTYLMHWLVDVDNWYGFGNLLNPTHIASYVNTFQRGVQESVWEAVSHPSQDDKTFGKPNEGFMSLFTKENSAPSAQWRYTNATDADARAVQAMYWAKDLGYNNPVYLNKAKKMGDFLRYGMYDKYFQKIGSAANGSPQPGTGKDSSQYLLAWYTAWGGGLGSGGDWAWRIGASHAHQGYQNVVAAYALSTAAGGLIPASATAGTDWATSLTRQLEFYNWLQSAEGAIAGGATNSYGGSYSAYPAGKSTFYGMAYEEAPVYHDPPSNNWFGMQSWSMERMAELYYILASSGDTTSDNFKMAKRVIENWIDWSKDYVFADSRPVSDAAGYYLDQQGNRILGGTNAQVATVSAPGEFWLPGNVEWSGQPNTWSGFSSFNGNSGLKAVTKDPGQDAGVLGSYVKALTFFAAGTKAEHGSYTTLGNTASQLAKSLLDTAWGYNDGLGITTVEKRADYFRFFTKEVYFPAGWSGTFGQGNTIPGNSTVPSDPAKGGNGVYASYTDILPDIKNDPKWSYLEDKYNTSYNTATKIWDNGAPEFTYHRFWSQVDMATAYAEYDRLINSGSGPTPTPTATATPTATPTATPTPTATPTPTVTPTATATPTATVTPTATPTATPTPTATPTPTVAPTATPVAANLVVQYRTNDTNATDPQFRPQLRIVNNGTTAVDLSKVKVRYYYTIDGEKPQQFNVDYATLGGSNVLGSFVKLNPAVTGADHYLEISFSAGAGSLAPGANTGEIQLRVNKTDWSSYNEVDDYSYDPTKTAFTDWNRVTLYLDGTMVWGVQPQ; this is encoded by the coding sequence AATTATATGATCAATTAAAGGACCCGGCCAGCGGCTATTTCTCGTCAGAGGGCATCCCGTACCATGCGGTGGAGACTCTGCTGAGCGAGGCCCCCAACTATGGGCATATGACGACCTCCGAAGCGTACAGCTACTGGATGTGGCTTGAAGTGCTGTACGGCTATAATACCGGGGACTGGAGCAAGCTCGAATCGGCCTGGGACAATATGGAGAAATACATTATTCCGATTAACGAAGGCGACGGTGTACAGGAGCAGCCGACCATGAGCAGCTACAACCCGAACAGCCCGGCCACCTACGCTGCAGAGCATCCGCAGCCGGATCAGTATCCAAGTGAGCTGAACGGCAAGTACACTCCGGGCAAGGACCCGCTGGATGCGGAGCTGAAGGCCACCTACGGCAACAACCAGACCTATCTGATGCACTGGCTGGTGGACGTGGACAACTGGTACGGCTTCGGCAATCTGCTGAATCCCACGCATATCGCGAGTTATGTGAATACCTTCCAGCGCGGCGTGCAGGAATCGGTCTGGGAGGCCGTGTCCCATCCTTCACAGGATGACAAGACATTCGGCAAGCCGAATGAAGGCTTCATGAGCCTGTTCACCAAGGAAAATAGCGCGCCATCAGCCCAATGGCGCTACACGAATGCTACAGACGCCGATGCACGCGCTGTGCAGGCGATGTATTGGGCCAAGGACCTGGGCTACAACAATCCGGTCTACCTGAACAAAGCCAAGAAAATGGGCGACTTCCTGCGTTACGGCATGTACGACAAGTACTTCCAGAAGATCGGCAGTGCTGCTAATGGCTCGCCGCAGCCGGGAACCGGCAAGGATTCCAGCCAATACCTGCTGGCTTGGTATACGGCCTGGGGCGGCGGTCTGGGCAGCGGCGGAGACTGGGCCTGGAGAATCGGCGCCAGCCATGCGCACCAGGGATACCAGAACGTGGTGGCAGCTTATGCGCTGTCTACCGCAGCAGGCGGCTTGATCCCGGCTTCGGCCACAGCCGGAACGGACTGGGCCACCTCGCTGACCCGCCAGCTTGAATTCTACAACTGGCTCCAATCCGCTGAAGGCGCGATTGCGGGCGGTGCGACCAACAGCTACGGCGGCTCATACAGCGCTTACCCAGCCGGCAAAAGCACCTTCTACGGCATGGCCTACGAAGAGGCCCCTGTGTACCATGACCCGCCATCCAACAACTGGTTCGGGATGCAGTCCTGGAGTATGGAGCGGATGGCTGAGCTGTACTACATCCTGGCTTCCAGCGGGGATACCACCTCAGATAACTTCAAAATGGCCAAACGGGTCATTGAGAACTGGATTGACTGGTCTAAGGATTATGTTTTTGCTGACAGCCGTCCGGTATCGGATGCGGCCGGCTATTACTTGGATCAGCAGGGCAACCGGATTCTGGGCGGAACCAATGCCCAGGTTGCCACTGTATCCGCACCCGGCGAGTTCTGGCTTCCGGGCAATGTGGAATGGTCCGGCCAGCCGAATACCTGGAGCGGGTTCAGCTCCTTCAACGGCAACAGTGGCCTGAAGGCAGTCACCAAAGATCCGGGGCAGGATGCCGGGGTGCTGGGCAGCTATGTTAAAGCACTTACCTTTTTCGCAGCAGGCACTAAAGCGGAGCACGGCAGCTACACTACGCTTGGCAACACAGCTTCACAGCTGGCCAAGTCCCTGCTGGACACCGCCTGGGGCTATAATGACGGCCTGGGAATCACCACCGTGGAGAAGCGTGCGGATTATTTCCGCTTCTTCACCAAAGAGGTCTATTTCCCGGCAGGCTGGAGCGGTACCTTCGGCCAGGGCAATACCATCCCGGGCAACTCGACTGTACCGTCTGATCCGGCCAAGGGAGGCAACGGCGTCTATGCCAGCTACACCGATATTCTCCCGGACATCAAGAACGATCCCAAGTGGAGTTACCTGGAAGACAAATATAATACCTCCTACAACACAGCAACTAAGATCTGGGACAACGGTGCACCTGAGTTCACTTATCACCGCTTCTGGTCACAGGTGGACATGGCTACTGCCTATGCCGAATATGACCGGTTAATCAACAGCGGCAGCGGTCCGACACCGACACCGACAGCAACAGCTACACCGACCGCGACACCAACGGCAACACCGACACCAACGGCTACACCAACGCCGACTGTTACGCCGACAGCAACGGCTACACCAACAGCGACGGTAACACCGACAGCAACGCCAACGGCTACCCCGACGCCGACAGCTACCCCTACACCAACGGTGGCACCGACAGCTACACCTGTTGCCGCCAACCTGGTGGTTCAATACCGTACCAATGATACGAACGCCACCGATCCGCAATTCCGTCCGCAGCTGCGGATTGTGAATAACGGGACTACGGCGGTGGATCTCAGCAAGGTTAAGGTCCGGTACTACTACACGATTGACGGCGAGAAGCCTCAGCAGTTCAATGTCGATTACGCCACGCTTGGCGGCAGCAACGTGCTGGGCAGCTTCGTGAAGCTGAATCCGGCGGTGACGGGCGCAGACCATTACCTGGAGATCTCCTTCAGCGCCGGCGCGGGCAGCCTCGCACCGGGTGCGAACACCGGCGAGATCCAGCTGCGCGTCAACAAGACGGATTGGAGCAGCTACAATGAGGTGGATGATTACTCCTACGATCCAACTAAAACAGCCTTCACCGACTGGAACCGTGTCACCCTCTACCTGGATGGCACTATGGTCTGGGGCGTTCAGCCGCAATAA